A portion of the Flavobacterium limnophilum genome contains these proteins:
- a CDS encoding Txe/YoeB family addiction module toxin: MRYVFVDESWEDYLYWQKIDKKKVKKINELLKDISRTPFEGIGKPEPLKHKYAGFWSRRIDDEHRLIYRYLEDEIQIVKCRHHYD; the protein is encoded by the coding sequence ATGAGATATGTCTTCGTGGATGAATCCTGGGAGGATTATTTGTATTGGCAGAAAATCGACAAGAAAAAGGTAAAAAAAATCAACGAATTGCTCAAGGATATTTCTCGCACACCATTTGAAGGAATAGGCAAACCCGAACCTTTAAAACACAAATATGCTGGTTTTTGGTCACGCCGCATTGATGATGAACATCGATTAATTTATCGGTATTTGGAAGATGAAATACAAATTGTAAAATGCAGACATCATTACGATTAA
- a CDS encoding type II toxin-antitoxin system Phd/YefM family antitoxin, with amino-acid sequence MVITNISDFRKDIKSYFDAVAKNFETLIINRGKDSGIVVISLEEYNSLMATNYELSSRLNEKRLDAAIEKLKNNQSFAKDLIEE; translated from the coding sequence ATGGTAATTACCAATATTTCAGATTTTAGAAAAGATATTAAATCATACTTTGATGCAGTGGCGAAGAATTTTGAGACTCTTATCATTAACAGAGGAAAAGATTCGGGTATTGTAGTAATATCATTGGAAGAATATAATTCTCTGATGGCAACAAATTACGAATTATCGTCACGCCTCAATGAAAAACGTCTTGATGCCGCTATCGAAAAATTGAAAAACAACCAATCTTTCGCCAAAGATTTAATAGAAGAATAA
- the nudK gene encoding GDP-mannose pyrophosphatase NudK → MNNPKITIQKTELLSDNWYILNKVTYDYQEEDKNVETHIREVYDRGNGAAILLYNSIQKTVILTRQFRLPSYLNGNKTGMMIEVCAGLLDKDHPEQCIIRETEEETGYRIAKVQKVMETYMSPGAVTEILYLFVGEYDETMKVHEGGGLDAEQEHIEVMELPFDEAYAMIATGEIKDAKTVMLLQYAKINKLV, encoded by the coding sequence ATGAACAACCCAAAAATAACTATCCAAAAAACCGAATTGCTTTCAGACAATTGGTATATTTTAAACAAAGTAACTTACGATTACCAAGAAGAGGATAAGAACGTGGAAACCCACATTCGGGAAGTCTATGACCGAGGAAACGGTGCTGCTATTTTGCTTTACAATTCGATTCAAAAAACCGTGATTTTGACGCGCCAGTTTCGATTGCCGTCCTACCTCAACGGCAACAAAACAGGAATGATGATTGAAGTTTGTGCAGGACTGTTGGACAAAGACCATCCCGAACAATGCATCATTCGAGAAACCGAAGAAGAAACCGGATATCGCATAGCAAAAGTCCAGAAAGTTATGGAAACCTATATGTCGCCAGGTGCCGTGACCGAGATTTTGTATTTATTTGTGGGCGAATATGACGAGACCATGAAAGTACACGAAGGCGGCGGACTAGATGCCGAACAGGAACATATTGAAGTGATGGAACTGCCTTTCGACGAAGCTTATGCCATGATTGCAACGGGAGAAATCAAGGATGCCAAAACCGTGATGCTGTTGCAATATGCCAAAATAAATAAGTTGGTTTGA